A stretch of DNA from bacterium:
GCTTCATCTCCGTCTCCACGGCGTCGAATTCACGGCCGGTCTCCTGCACGACGTCGGCAAGATTATTTTCGATCAGCACTTCCACGAACCGTTCATCCGCGCGCTAAAAATGACGGCGGACGAGGGAATTACTTCCTTGGAGGCCGAACAGAAAGCGCTGGGAGTGGATCATGCTCAAATCGGCGCGTGGCTCGCCGAGGAGTGGTCGTTGCCTCCTACCATCGTGGAAGCGATCCGCTACCACCATCAGCCCGGTCTGTCGCAGGAACACGGCACGTTGACCGCCGTTGTTCGCCTCGCCGATCTGTTCACCAAGGCCCTGCTCGAAGACGCCAACCGCGCTTCGCTGCACAATGAACTGATCCGCGATCCGGCCTGGGATCTGCTTGCCAAACGAAATCCCGAGATTATCAGCCTCGATGTCGTTCGCTTTGCCGAAGAACTCGAGGAAAACATGGAACGCGCCCGCGAGTTCATCCGTCTCGCGTCGGAATAAATGTTCCTTCCATGAGCGGATTCGGTAGTCACGAGTGAGCCTGTCTCCTCCCCGATATTGCCCACGTGTTCTGATCGTGGATGATTCTCCGTTTGCGCGTCGGCTGATCCATCGTCTTCTCGAAGAATCCGGCCAGTTCGTGGTGG
This window harbors:
- a CDS encoding HDOD domain-containing protein gives rise to the protein MAADPQRFEEVKAHVLASGDLPTLPAVAFEVSRLAANPLSGMSEIVRIIRNDPPLTAKILRVANSAFYGMPRRIESLNMALVVLGMRELNNLVTCIAILKAFPPVPGGTEFNRHAFWEHSAGCGEISRVIATRLHLRLHGVEFTAGLLHDVGKIIFDQHFHEPFIRALKMTADEGITSLEAEQKALGVDHAQIGAWLAEEWSLPPTIVEAIRYHHQPGLSQEHGTLTAVVRLADLFTKALLEDANRASLHNELIRDPAWDLLAKRNPEIISLDVVRFAEELEENMERAREFIRLASE